In Phyllostomus discolor isolate MPI-MPIP mPhyDis1 chromosome 3, mPhyDis1.pri.v3, whole genome shotgun sequence, a single genomic region encodes these proteins:
- the LOC114509085 gene encoding ficolin-2-like isoform X1: protein MQVSRAAVALGPVILAMAFLCPVASTEDTCPEVKLIGLQGSDKLSILRGCPGLPGAVGPKGEVGADGVRGERGVPGTPGKAGPTGPKGDRGETGARGEKGERGQKGESIQALSCATGPRNCKELLTRGHLLSGWHTIYLPDCQPLVVLCDMHTDGGGWTVIQRRSDGSVDFFRDWAAYKQGFGSQLGEFWLGNDNIHTLTAQGTSELRIDLEDFQGGYQFAKYRSFQLGSEEEKYKLLLGAFIEGSAGDSLTQHNNTAFTTKDQDNDENTSNCAQQYQGAWWYKNCHVSNLNGRYLGGGHSSFANGINWHSGKGYNYSYKVSEMKVRPA from the exons ATGCAGGTGAGCCGAGCAGCTGTGGCCTTGGGGCCCGTCATCCTGGCCATGGCCTTCCTGTGCCCTGTGGCCTCGACGGAAGACACCTGTCCAG AGGTGAAGCTGATAGGACTGCAGGGCTCCGACAAGCTCAGCATCCTCCGGGGCTGCCCGGGGCTGCCCGGGGCCGTGGGGCCCAAGGGAGAGGTGGGCGCCGATGGAGTGAGAG GAGAACGGGGTGTCCCAGGAACACCTGGGAAGGCGGGGCCAACGGGGCCAAAAG GAGACCGCGGGGAGACCGGGGCGCGCGGAGAGAAGGGTGAACGCGGACAGAAGG GAGAGTCCATACAAGCCCTGTCCTGTGCCACAG GACCTCGGAACTGCAAGGAGCTGCTCACCAGGGGGCACCTCCTCAGCGGCTGGCACACCATCTACCTGCCCGACTGCCAGCCCCTGGTCGTGCTCTGTGACATGCACACGGACGGCGGGGGCTGGACG GTGATCCAGCGCAGGAGTGACGGCTCCGTGGACTTCTTCCGGGACTGGGCCGCATACAAGCAGGGCTTCGGCAGCCAGCTGGGGGAGTTCTGGCTGGGCAACGACAACATTCACACCCTGACCGCCCAGG GAACCAGCGAGCTCCGCATCGACCTCGAGGACTTCCAGGGCGGCTACCAGTTTGCCAAGTACCGGTCGTTCCAGCTGGGGAGCGAGGAGGAGAAGTACAAGCTGCTGCTGGGTGCCTTCATCGAGGGCAGTGCCG GCGACTCCCTGACGCAGCACAACAACACGGCGTTCACCACCAAAGACCAGGACAACGACGAAAATACTTCGAACTGCGCCCAGCAGTACCAAGGAGCCTGGTGGTACAAGAACTGCCACGTGTCCAACCTGAACGGCCGCTACCTCGGGGGTGGGCACAGCAGCTTTGCGAACGGCATCAACTGGCACTCGGGAAAAGGGTACAATTACAGCTACAAGGTGTCGGAGATGAAGGTGCGGCCCGCCTAG
- the LOC114509085 gene encoding ficolin-2-like isoform X2 — protein sequence MQVSRAAVALGPVILAMAFLCPVASTEDTCPEVKLIGLQGSDKLSILRGCPGLPGAVGPKGEVGADGVRGERGVPGTPGKAGPTGPKGDRGETGARGEKGESIQALSCATGPRNCKELLTRGHLLSGWHTIYLPDCQPLVVLCDMHTDGGGWTVIQRRSDGSVDFFRDWAAYKQGFGSQLGEFWLGNDNIHTLTAQGTSELRIDLEDFQGGYQFAKYRSFQLGSEEEKYKLLLGAFIEGSAGDSLTQHNNTAFTTKDQDNDENTSNCAQQYQGAWWYKNCHVSNLNGRYLGGGHSSFANGINWHSGKGYNYSYKVSEMKVRPA from the exons ATGCAGGTGAGCCGAGCAGCTGTGGCCTTGGGGCCCGTCATCCTGGCCATGGCCTTCCTGTGCCCTGTGGCCTCGACGGAAGACACCTGTCCAG AGGTGAAGCTGATAGGACTGCAGGGCTCCGACAAGCTCAGCATCCTCCGGGGCTGCCCGGGGCTGCCCGGGGCCGTGGGGCCCAAGGGAGAGGTGGGCGCCGATGGAGTGAGAG GAGAACGGGGTGTCCCAGGAACACCTGGGAAGGCGGGGCCAACGGGGCCAAAAG GAGACCGCGGGGAGACCGGGGCGCGCGGAGAGAAGG GAGAGTCCATACAAGCCCTGTCCTGTGCCACAG GACCTCGGAACTGCAAGGAGCTGCTCACCAGGGGGCACCTCCTCAGCGGCTGGCACACCATCTACCTGCCCGACTGCCAGCCCCTGGTCGTGCTCTGTGACATGCACACGGACGGCGGGGGCTGGACG GTGATCCAGCGCAGGAGTGACGGCTCCGTGGACTTCTTCCGGGACTGGGCCGCATACAAGCAGGGCTTCGGCAGCCAGCTGGGGGAGTTCTGGCTGGGCAACGACAACATTCACACCCTGACCGCCCAGG GAACCAGCGAGCTCCGCATCGACCTCGAGGACTTCCAGGGCGGCTACCAGTTTGCCAAGTACCGGTCGTTCCAGCTGGGGAGCGAGGAGGAGAAGTACAAGCTGCTGCTGGGTGCCTTCATCGAGGGCAGTGCCG GCGACTCCCTGACGCAGCACAACAACACGGCGTTCACCACCAAAGACCAGGACAACGACGAAAATACTTCGAACTGCGCCCAGCAGTACCAAGGAGCCTGGTGGTACAAGAACTGCCACGTGTCCAACCTGAACGGCCGCTACCTCGGGGGTGGGCACAGCAGCTTTGCGAACGGCATCAACTGGCACTCGGGAAAAGGGTACAATTACAGCTACAAGGTGTCGGAGATGAAGGTGCGGCCCGCCTAG